The following proteins are co-located in the Cutaneotrichosporon cavernicola HIS019 DNA, chromosome: 3 genome:
- a CDS encoding uncharacterized protein (Glucose sorbosone dehydrogenase), which produces MRRRAFILTFVAALAVAKCSNTIEPSYDHPVPAKGWSWRLVANGLTKPRSITFDSAGALLVLDEGAGINRLVLQDDGGTCLSVKEKTVVVANSTLGHGLALGGNGVLYASTRNEVLSWAYDAGAGTVDANSKRTLVTNMTNAGHTSRTLLLSQASPGWLIVSRGSEGNDDPLAEVEASGHSQIRAFDVGAQRETPYNYPSDGKQLGWGLRNSVGVAEHPATGGVWSVENSVDDLTRSGIDIHADNPGEELNYHGTLANIEGGNYGYPVCYALWSTDAPFPGLGDMKTGSQFAPDRNGNQLAPNDTICNTAYKAPALTFQAHTAPLDIEFDKDGGNAYVSFHGSWNRPDKVGYSVNVISWDPASGQPRASSDSKDAAVPVLSNKDLSKCPKGCFRPVGLAWGSQERLFVASDTTGEIYVVVNDGGKDSSAKSLTPSVALFTAAAILGYLL; this is translated from the exons ATGCGACGCCGCGCTTTCATCCTCACCTTTGTGGCAGCGCTCGCCGTGGCCAAGTGCTCCAACACGATCGAGCCTAGCTACGATCATCCCGTTCCAGCTAAGGGCTGGTCCTGGCGCCTTGTCGCGAACGGCCTTACCAAGCCCCGCAGTATCACGTTCGACAGTGCCGGGGCtctgctcgtcctcgatgagGGTGCGGGGAtcaaccgcctcgtcctgcAGGACGACGGTGGAACGTGCCTGAgcgtcaaggagaagacggtCGTGGTTGCTAACAGCACG CTCGGCcacggcctcgcgctcggcggcaaCGGAGTCCTGTATGCGTCGACACGTAACGAGGTGTTGTCCTGGGCGTACGATGCAGGTGCGGGGACCGTGGACGCCAATTCGAAGCGCACGCTCGTGACCAACATGACCAACGCGGGGCATacctcgcgcacgctccTGTTATCCCAGGCGTCGCCTGGCTGGCTCATCGTGTCGCGCGGTAGCGAGGGTAACGATGACCCTCTTGCCGAAGTCGAAGCGAGTGGCCACAGTCAGATCCGCGCCTTTGACGTTGGGGCGCAGCGTGAAACGCCGTACAACTACCCTTCAGACGGGAAGCAGCTCGGCTGGGGTCTGCGCAACAGCGTTGGTGTCGCCGAGCATCCTGCAACTGGCGGGGTGTGGAGTGTCGAGAacagcgtcgacgacctcacGCGCTCCGGCATCGACATTCACGCCGATAACCCTGGCGAGGAACTCAACTACCACGGCACGCTTGCCAACATTGAAGGAGGAAACTACGGGTACCCAGTGTGCTATGCACTGTGGTCGACCGACGCGCCTTTCCCCGGGCTAGGTGACATGAAGACTGGCAGCCAGTTTGCTCCAGACCGCAATGGCAACCAGTTGGCACCCAACGACACGATATGCAACACCGCATACAAAGCGCCCGCGCTCACGTTCCAGGCCCACACTGCTCCGCTGGATATTGAGTTTGACAAGGATGGCGGGAACGCTTACGTGTCGTTCCACGGTAGCT ggaACCGGCCAGACAAGGTCGGATACAGCGTCAACGTCATCTCCTGGGACCCTGCGTCCGGTCAACCGCGCGCGTCTTCAGACTCCAAGGATGCGGCTGTGCCAGTGCTCAGCAACAAGGACCTGTCCAAGTGCCCAAAGGGATGCTTCCGCCCCGTTGGTCTGGCTTGGGGAAGTCAGGAGCGGCTTTTTGTTGCCAGCGACACGACGGGAGAGATCTACGTGGTCGTCAATGACGGTGGAAAGGACAGCAGTGCCAAGTCCCTGACCCCATCTGTAGCTCTGTTCACAGCTGCCGCGATCCTTGGATACTTATTGTAG
- a CDS encoding uncharacterized protein (Zinc-binding dehydrogenase) yields MASTMQAIAYTNYGGPEMTEAMSLPIPKPGAGEILVRVAAGGLNPVDKLQRVGTFKAFLPYTFPAIAGNEFSGVVTQLGDGVTRFAVGDAVVCRVEKTAMRAFAEYTTMPADICAKAPTSIPLTEAAGLPLAALTSQQCLDLLDVKAGDRLLITGGAGGVGQFAIQLAKLRGAHVSTTASDAGKPYVLKAGADEVINYHTTKLVDLPDKFDKVLDAAGGEDALASDVVPSLKRGGRIVSIAGPPSPGCFDQLLSWWMRPIINLVLWAKSRTFLNAAAALGVEYQFLFMMPDGDQLAKLVSLVDNGKLVVNMDSQFKLADFKQAFERLESGRSKGKIVVEFAGAQ; encoded by the coding sequence ATGGCATCGACAATGCAGGCGATTGCATACACAAACTACGGCGGGCCCGAGATGACTGAAGCCATGTCGTTACCCATCCCCAAGCCTGGGGCAGGCGAGATCCTTGTGCGCGTCGCAGCCGGCGGACTCAACCCGGTCGACAAGCTCCAGCGCGTAGGGACGTTCAAGGCCTTTTTGCCATACACTTTCCCGGCAATCGCCGGCAACGAGTTCTCGGGCGTTGTCACCCAACTCGGTGACGGTGTGACTCGCTTCGCCGTGGGGGACGCAGTGGTCTGCCGTGTGGAGAAAACGGCGATGCGAGCGTTTGCCGAGTACACGACCATGCCGGCCGACATTTGCGCCAAAGCGCCCACGTCCATTCCTCTCACAGAGGCGGCTGGgctcccactcgccgctCTCACCTCCCAACAAtgcctcgacctccttgacgtcAAGGCAGGCGACCGACTGTTGATTAcgggcggcgcaggcggcgtcggccagTTTGCGATCCAGCTGGCCAAGCTGCGCGGCGCACATGTTTCGACGACTGCCAGCGACGCTGGCAAGCCGTACGTCCTCAAAGCTGgagccgacgaggtcatcAACTACCACACgaccaagctcgtcgacttGCCTGACAAGTTTGACAAGGTCTTGGacgcggctggcggcgaAGACGCGCTTGCAAGCGACGTTGTGCCCTCTCTCAAGAGGGGCGGACGCATCGTCTCCATCGCTGGACCCCCATCGCCCGGGTGCTTTGACCAGCTCCTCTCTTGGTGGATGAGGCCAATCATCAACCTCGTGCTCTGGGCCAAGTCGCGGACCTTCCTTAAcgcagccgccgccttAGGCGTCGAGTACCAGTTCCTCTTCATGATGCCCGACGGtgaccagctcgccaagctcgtgtccctcgtcgacaacgGCAAGCTGGTCGTCAACATGGACTCGCAGTTCAAGTTGGCCGACTTTAAGCAGGCGTTTGAGCGACTCGAGTCTGGCCGGTCCAAGGGCAAGATCGTGGTCGAGTTTGCAGGGGCCCAGTAG